From a region of the Qipengyuania spongiae genome:
- a CDS encoding sensor domain-containing diguanylate cyclase: MGIAIGYFLLASATIATTRFGNGVAFIWIANAWLLAELSITTRRDWAFPIMACALASTVATTLFGFGLHYALPLAFINMSEAIVGALILRFLKPSATKFDSLDAMFAFILAAGIAAPALTAFGGAFVAELTGKPFWPNWLRWFAGHGLGALAFTPLFALLLRGDVAYWRQNASRSRVIEAVAALCSVLAVTFLVFSQDRLPLLFLPFLPMIIATFRLGRFGAALSVTILTLVGSYYTLLDAGPIALMGDDLGGRLQFLQFYLAITVLTVLPVAADLARRKQVHEALRDSEARYRLLTAKSSDIVMNLDADGCIRFVSPSVRALGGYEPEELMGTNAMDLVHADDREAVRQAHLDALRSPETPFIVDYRASRSDGAETWMETHTQGVRDEDGRVSGVVSVIRDVSHRKAREEMLAIEAQTDPLTGLLNRRGFARCVEKNAATSDTCRLAVFDIDRFKQVNDTYGHAAGDEVLRTFARVARAAVRENDKVGRLGGEEFAVLLTDSTLEQAMMICERLRQSMEREVTTVKGQSIRVTVSGGIARIVDGEDIQSTLSAADMALYEAKRAGRNQLALAA, from the coding sequence TTGGGAATAGCGATCGGCTATTTCCTGCTCGCGTCCGCGACGATCGCGACCACACGCTTCGGCAATGGCGTCGCTTTCATCTGGATCGCGAACGCCTGGCTTCTCGCGGAGCTCTCGATCACGACGCGGCGAGACTGGGCCTTTCCGATCATGGCGTGCGCGCTTGCGAGCACCGTCGCGACAACGCTATTCGGCTTCGGTCTTCACTACGCACTCCCGCTCGCCTTCATCAACATGAGCGAGGCCATCGTTGGCGCGCTCATCCTGCGGTTCCTGAAGCCCAGCGCGACCAAGTTCGACTCGCTCGATGCCATGTTCGCGTTCATCCTCGCTGCCGGGATCGCCGCGCCCGCATTGACCGCTTTCGGGGGCGCTTTCGTCGCGGAGCTGACCGGCAAGCCCTTCTGGCCCAACTGGCTGCGCTGGTTCGCAGGGCACGGCCTGGGCGCGCTCGCCTTCACGCCGCTCTTCGCGCTGCTGCTGCGCGGCGATGTCGCATACTGGCGCCAGAATGCGTCGCGCTCGCGCGTAATCGAAGCCGTCGCGGCACTATGCTCGGTCCTCGCGGTGACCTTTCTCGTGTTTTCGCAGGATCGGCTCCCGCTTCTGTTCCTGCCGTTCCTTCCGATGATCATCGCCACCTTCCGCCTCGGTCGCTTCGGCGCGGCGCTTTCAGTCACGATCCTGACCTTGGTCGGAAGCTACTACACCTTGCTCGATGCGGGACCGATCGCGTTGATGGGCGACGATCTCGGTGGCCGGCTGCAGTTCCTCCAGTTCTATCTGGCGATCACCGTTCTGACCGTTCTTCCTGTCGCGGCCGATCTCGCGCGCCGCAAGCAGGTTCACGAAGCCTTGCGCGACAGCGAAGCGCGCTATCGTCTTCTCACCGCCAAGTCATCCGATATCGTGATGAACCTCGATGCGGATGGCTGCATCCGGTTCGTTTCGCCATCCGTTCGCGCGCTCGGAGGGTACGAGCCGGAAGAGCTGATGGGAACCAATGCCATGGACCTCGTTCACGCGGACGATCGCGAAGCGGTTCGTCAGGCCCATCTCGATGCCCTGCGATCGCCCGAGACGCCGTTCATCGTCGATTATCGCGCTTCGCGAAGCGATGGCGCCGAGACCTGGATGGAGACCCATACGCAGGGCGTGCGCGACGAGGACGGCAGGGTCTCGGGCGTGGTCAGCGTCATTCGCGACGTGTCGCATCGCAAGGCGCGAGAGGAGATGTTGGCGATTGAGGCGCAGACCGATCCCTTGACCGGCCTGCTCAATCGCCGCGGCTTCGCCAGATGCGTCGAGAAGAACGCCGCCACTTCCGACACGTGCCGCCTCGCGGTGTTCGATATCGACCGTTTCAAGCAGGTCAACGATACCTACGGCCACGCCGCCGGCGACGAAGTCCTGCGGACCTTCGCCAGGGTCGCGCGAGCCGCGGTCCGCGAGAACGACAAGGTCGGTCGCCTTGGCGGCGAAGAGTTCGCCGTTCTGCTGACCGATTCGACGCTCGAACAGGCGATGATGATCTGCGAGCGTCTGCGCCAGTCGATGGAACGGGAGGTGACGACGGTCAAAGGGCAATCGATCAGGGTGACCGTAAGTGGCGGGATCGCGCGGATCGTGGACGGCGAAGACATCCAATCGACCCTGTCGGCCGCGGACATGGCGCTCTACGAGGCGAAGCGTGCGGGCAGGAACCAGCTTGCCCTTGCCGCATGA
- a CDS encoding response regulator: MPTTILIVEDEILIAIEMEEVVKDLGHRSAGIADDMCSAMAKASSEVDVALVDLNLADGATGPAIGERLAREFGMEIVFVTANPAQLGDGVEGTLGALEKPVDVSILREVLDYVIAHRDGKEVEPPKRLRLFAA; the protein is encoded by the coding sequence ATGCCGACCACCATACTCATCGTAGAAGACGAAATCCTGATCGCAATCGAGATGGAGGAGGTGGTGAAGGATCTAGGCCACCGTTCCGCCGGCATCGCCGACGATATGTGCTCCGCAATGGCGAAGGCCTCAAGCGAGGTCGACGTCGCGCTGGTCGATCTCAATCTCGCCGATGGCGCGACCGGTCCCGCGATCGGCGAACGTCTTGCGCGCGAGTTCGGCATGGAAATCGTGTTCGTCACCGCCAACCCTGCGCAACTGGGTGACGGGGTCGAGGGAACACTCGGGGCGCTGGAAAAGCCGGTCGACGTGTCCATTTTGCGGGAGGTGCTCGACTACGTTATCGCGCATCGCGACGGAAAAGAGGTCGAACCGCCCAAGCGCTTGCGGCTGTTCGCGGCCTAG
- a CDS encoding sensor histidine kinase, with product MSHTPIRNFQLGDRENANAPDVLPLAREHALQSAGAAFHALADTMPQMVWSTLPDGSHDYYNARWYEFTGVPVGSTDGEGWAHMFHEDDQPEAWKRWSHSLATGDPYEVEYRLRHRSGEYRWMIGRALPILNDDDKIQRWIGTCTDIEDQKRAALQNEILSHELSHRIKNIFAIVSGLISLTARANQAFGQTARELLARIAALGRAHEFVRPHSEKSRPETEDVNLSSLLATIFESYPAFQEGRFTIGGPDIEVASKAATPVALVFHELATNAMKYGALANPDGHIAIELVENGESVTLTWAESGATMHADAEFLPGFGSRLLDLSIDQQLGGSYEREWTPEGLRLTMTVRRDRLQDS from the coding sequence ATGAGCCATACCCCCATCCGGAATTTTCAGCTCGGCGATCGTGAGAACGCGAACGCGCCCGACGTTCTGCCGCTGGCGCGAGAACATGCGCTGCAGAGCGCAGGTGCCGCCTTCCACGCGCTTGCCGACACGATGCCGCAGATGGTCTGGTCGACCCTGCCCGACGGATCGCACGATTACTACAATGCCCGCTGGTACGAGTTCACCGGCGTTCCGGTCGGCTCGACCGACGGCGAAGGCTGGGCGCACATGTTTCACGAGGACGACCAGCCCGAAGCCTGGAAACGCTGGAGCCATAGCCTTGCGACCGGCGATCCCTACGAGGTCGAGTATCGCTTGCGACACCGGTCAGGCGAGTATCGCTGGATGATCGGGCGCGCGTTGCCGATCCTGAACGACGACGACAAAATCCAGCGCTGGATCGGCACCTGCACCGATATCGAGGACCAGAAACGCGCGGCCCTCCAGAACGAGATTCTGAGCCACGAGCTCAGCCACCGGATCAAGAACATCTTCGCCATCGTCTCGGGGCTCATCAGTCTGACCGCACGCGCGAATCAGGCGTTCGGTCAGACGGCTAGGGAACTATTGGCGCGGATCGCCGCGCTCGGCCGCGCGCACGAGTTCGTGCGGCCGCATTCGGAGAAATCGCGTCCCGAGACCGAGGACGTCAACCTGTCGAGCCTGCTCGCCACGATCTTCGAGAGCTACCCCGCGTTCCAGGAAGGACGTTTCACGATCGGAGGTCCGGATATTGAGGTCGCGAGCAAGGCGGCGACGCCGGTCGCGCTTGTCTTCCACGAGCTCGCCACCAACGCGATGAAATACGGCGCGCTCGCCAATCCCGATGGTCACATCGCCATCGAACTCGTCGAGAACGGTGAGAGCGTAACCCTGACCTGGGCCGAAAGCGGCGCGACAATGCATGCCGACGCAGAATTTCTTCCCGGCTTTGGAAGCCGACTTCTAGACCTGTCGATCGACCAGCAGCTTGGGGGCAGCTACGAGCGCGAATGGACCCCAGAAGGCTTGCGTCTAACGATGACGGTCAGGCGCGACCGGTTGCAGGACAGCTAG
- a CDS encoding PAS domain-containing protein, producing the protein MDAKGWLASSAEERYALALELGGMGSFVWSLDDNMAVGDECVGELSGIANPERPKSAEESLARVHEDDVANLRVAVDEAVEMNTDYAVDFRAKRQDGSWRWVTGRGRVVRTDEGRPQLVGVNWDVSHRKQQEERLELLAREMNHRVKNAFAVMLALIGLGSRSATDVKSFTETIKAQIQVMSDAHLVSASLGFEKTSDHSFSVGNIARIALSPWLEHGAGYRVVVEDMNPGFRYPSSRRSPCCSTSSSPMP; encoded by the coding sequence ATGGACGCGAAGGGGTGGTTGGCCAGTTCGGCCGAGGAGCGCTACGCGCTCGCGCTGGAACTGGGCGGAATGGGCAGCTTCGTCTGGTCGCTCGATGACAATATGGCGGTCGGCGACGAATGCGTGGGCGAACTGTCTGGCATTGCCAATCCCGAACGGCCGAAAAGCGCCGAGGAATCTCTCGCGCGAGTACACGAGGACGATGTCGCGAACCTGCGCGTCGCGGTTGACGAGGCGGTCGAGATGAACACCGATTATGCCGTCGATTTCCGAGCGAAGCGCCAGGATGGCTCGTGGCGCTGGGTGACGGGGCGGGGTCGCGTCGTGCGGACCGATGAGGGCCGCCCCCAGCTCGTCGGCGTGAACTGGGACGTCTCGCATCGCAAGCAACAGGAAGAGCGTCTCGAGCTACTTGCCCGCGAAATGAACCACCGGGTGAAGAACGCCTTTGCCGTCATGCTCGCGCTGATTGGTCTTGGGTCGCGATCGGCTACCGACGTCAAATCCTTCACCGAGACGATCAAGGCGCAGATCCAGGTCATGTCCGATGCCCATTTGGTGTCGGCCAGCCTGGGGTTCGAGAAAACGAGCGACCACAGTTTCTCGGTCGGCAATATCGCCCGCATCGCGCTCTCGCCTTGGCTCGAACATGGCGCTGGGTACCGCGTAGTCGTCGAGGACATGAATCCCGGCTTCCGGTACCCAAGCTCTCGCCGCTCGCCATGCTGCTCTACGAGCTCGTCACCAATGCCGTGA